A genomic window from Pecten maximus chromosome 6, xPecMax1.1, whole genome shotgun sequence includes:
- the LOC117329968 gene encoding bypass of stop codon protein 1-like has translation MSKPEISQALQTSNDITGLQTSTYTTGLQTSTDTTGLQTSTDITGLQTSTDITGLQTSTDIMVYRPVQYHRSTDHTDTQVYRPVHSQVYRPVPIPRSDQYIYHRSKTIRYQRSTDQESTQYSITAQTDITGLQTSTDITGLQTSTDITGLQTSTDITGLQTSTDITGLQTSTDITGLQTSTDITGLQTSTDITGLQTRTDITCLQTSTDITGLQTSTDITGLQTSTYTTGLQTSTDITGLQTSTDITGLQTTTDITGLQTSTDTTGLQTSTDITGLQTSTDITGLQTRTDTTGLQINCRQSHHKVYF, from the coding sequence ATGTCTAAGCCAGAGATATCACAGGCCCTACAGACCAGTAATGATATCACAGGTCTACAGACCAGTACATATACCACAGGTCTACAGACCAGTACCGATACCACAGGTCTACAGACCAGTACCGATATCACAGGTCTACAGAccagtacagatatcacaggTCTACAGACCAGTACCGATATCATGGTCTACAGACCAGTACAATACCACAGGTCTACAGACCATACAGATACACAGGTCTACAGACCAGTACATTCACAGGTCTACAGACCAGTCCCAATACCAAGGTCCGACCAGTACATATACCACAGGTCTAAGACCATACGATATCAAAGGTCTACAGACCAAGAATCTACCCAGTACAGTATCACAGCCCAAACAGATATCACAGGTCTACAGAccagtacagatatcacaggTCTACAGAccagtacagatatcacaggTCTACAGAccagtacagatatcacaggTCTACAGAccagtacagatatcacaggTCTACAGAccagtacagatatcacaggTCTACAGAccagtacagatatcacaggTCTACAGAccagtacagatatcacaggTCTACAGACCAGAACAGATATCACATGTCTACAGACCAGTACCGATATCACAGGTCTACAGAccagtacagatatcacaggTCTACAGACCAGTACATATACTACAGGTCTACAGAccagtacagatatcacaggTCTACAGACCAGTACCGATATCACAGGTCTACAGACCACTACAGATATCACAGGTCTACAGACCAGTACAGATACCACAGGTCTACAGAccagtacagatatcacaggTCTACAGAccagtacagatatcacaggTCTACAGACCAGAACAGATACCACAGGTCTACAAATCAATTGTAGACAAAGTCACCACAAAGTGTATTTTTAG